Proteins from a single region of Canis aureus isolate CA01 chromosome 26, VMU_Caureus_v.1.0, whole genome shotgun sequence:
- the NKX2-4 gene encoding homeobox protein Nkx-2.4 translates to MSLSPKHTTPFSVSDILSPIEETYKKFGGAMDGAPPGLGAPLGAAAAAAAAYRAPPLGPSSQAAAVAGMQPPHAMAGHNAAAAAAAAAAAAASYHMPPGVSQFPHGAMGGYCNGGLGGVGELPAYTDGMRGGAAATPGWYGANPDPRYSSISRFMGPSAGVNVAGMGSLPGIADAAKTLAPLHAAAAAAAAPRRKRRVLFSQAQVYELERRFKQQKYLSAPEREHLASMIHLTPTQVKIWFQNHRYKMKRQAKDKAAQQLQQDGGLGPPPPPPPPSPRRVAVPVLVKDGKPCQNGASTPTPGQAGPQPPAPTPAPELEELSPSPPALHAPGAGLASLDAAAGDFGGGVLGANLLYGRTW, encoded by the exons ATGTCGTTGAGCCCCAAGCACACGACACCCTTCTCCGTGTCCGACATCCTGAGCCCCATCGAGGAGACCTACAAGAAGTTCGGCGGCGCCATGGACGGCGCGCCGCCCGGCCTGGGGGCGCCCCTgggggccgcggccgccgccgccgccgcctacCGCGCGCCCCCGCTCGGCCCCTCCTCGCAGGCGGCGGCGGTGGCCGGCATGCAGCCGCCCCACGCCATGGCGGGCcacaacgcggcggcggcggcggcggcggcggcggcggcggccgcgtcCTACCACATGCCGCCGGGCGTCTCGCAGTTTCCTCACGGCGCCATGGGCGGCTACTGCAACGGCGGCCTGGGCGGCGTGGGCGAGCTGCCCGCCTACACGGACGGCATGCGGGGCGGCGCCGCCGCGACTCCCGGCTGGTACGGCGCCAACCCGGACCCGCGCTACTCGTCAA TCTCCAGGTTCATGGGGCCGTCGGCGGGCGTGAACGTGGCCGGCATGGGGTCGCTGCCGGGAATCGCGGACGCCGCCAAGACGCTGGCGCCGTTgcacgcggcggcggcggcggcggcggcgccgcgAAGGAAGCGGCGCGTGCTCTTCTCGCAGGCGCAGGTGTACGAGCTGGAGCGGCGCTTCAAGCAGCAGAAGTACCTGTCGGCGCCCGAGCGCGAGCACCTGGCCAGCATGATCCATCTGACGCCCACGCAGGTCAAGATCTGGTTCCAGAACCACCGCTACAAGATGAAGCGGCAGGCCAAGGACAAGGCGGCGCAGCAGCTGCAGCAGGACGGCGGCCtgggcccgccgccgccgccgccgccgccctccccgcgccGCGTGGCGGTGCCCGTGTTGGTCAAGGACGGCAAGCCGTGCCAGAACGGGGCCAGCACGCCCACGCCCGGCCAGGCCGGCCCGCAGCCGCCCGCCCCGACGCCCGCGCCGGAGCTCGAGGAGCTCTCGCCCAGCCCGCCCGCGCTGCACGCCCCGGGGGCCGGCCTGGCGTCCCTGGACGCTGCGGCGGGGGACTTCGGCGGCGGCGTGCTGGGCGCCAACCTGCTCTACGGCAGGACGTGGTGA